One Brassica napus cultivar Da-Ae chromosome A5, Da-Ae, whole genome shotgun sequence DNA window includes the following coding sequences:
- the LOC111216086 gene encoding dormancy-associated protein homolog 4-like produces MGFLHKLWDETVAGPAPENGLRKLRTRISGENVARNGHLQKLVVDPGHVPDSPVGSSIPGSPLTPGTPSDTHATSLNACDWVVLNGLDR; encoded by the exons ATGGGATTCTTGCACAAGCTTTGGGATGAAACTGTGGCCGGTCCTGCCCCAGAAAATGGTCTCAGGAAGTTGAGAACTCGCATTTCCGGCGAAAATGTCGCAAGAAATGGTCACCTCCAGAAGTTGGTGGTGGATCCAGGTCATGTCCCGGATTCTCCTGTCGGATCAAGCATCCCTGGTTCTCCTTTGACTC CTGGAACACCAAGTGACACGCATGCCACGAGTCTCAATGCTTGCGATTG GGTTGTGCTAAATGGATTGGACCGTTGA
- the LOC111215715 gene encoding uncharacterized protein LOC111215715, with protein MMMFTYLPCKVRKRKKETETFFSLFSLSVTFNSQHCSKEMASLTPRVLIKLLQTMNTNIKVRGEYRSVLLQVISIVPALAGSELWPNQGFFIKVSDSSHSTYVSLRNEDNELILNNKLGLGQFFYVDKLEPGTPVPVMVGVRPISGRHPFVGNPKDLMQMLVPTETTTPPLQEDNHKQKKDGARSNPMESVRRRQDFVIKEEKTGVASRYMQGVSNARASGSDSSSGGSNNESEAGSVRASKRVGGLAKGKQREHKDQLHQAAPPQSRPATAPTKAETKNLSLSSTVNSVNRKSSFSEDASWRSLPANLTKMGKGMLRRRNIAALLAAEAQREALAASHLLKCISMFADLSSSASPKNPHTSLRSFFNLQSLLDQAQVTAAPCKEKSSQLLNIHPICTEPEKPSKRASLASSRATTKSSKTLTEAEKLEWVTGNGTEEIKAMRDAMTQETRSWFMRFLEEAIDTGFHASVQVKKGKTKGSRAEEPDNHIAETLSQLKQANEWLDKVKSDHHSGDDSLLENIERLKKKIYSCLLLYVDSAASAIAVSTSS; from the exons ATGATGATGTTTACTTACCTTCCATGCAaagttagaaaaagaaaaaaagaaacagaaacctttttttctttattctctCTGTCTGTAACATTCAATTCTCAACACTGTTCCAAAGAAATGGCTTCTCTTACGCCTAGAGTGCTGATCAAGCTTCTCCAGACAATGAACACAAACATCAAAGTCCGAGGAGAGTATCGGTCTGTTCTTCTGCAGGTTATCAGCATCGTCCCTGCTTTAGCCGGCTCGGAGCTTTGGCCAAACCaaggcttcttcatcaaagTCTCGGATTCTTCTCACTCCACATACGTCTCGttgagaaacgaagacaacgaACTCATCTTGAACAACAAACTAGGACTGGGACAGTTCTTCTACGTTGATAAGCTCGAACCTGGGACGCCTGTTCCTGTAATGGTGGGAGTTAGACCCATCTCTGGACGCCATCCTTTTGTAGGAAACCCCAAAGATTTGATGCAGATGTTGGTTCCTACCGAGACAACAACACCACCACTGCAAGAAGATAATCACAAACAGAAGAAGGATGGTGCGAGATCAAACCCCATGGAGAGTGTTAGAAGGCGTCAAGATTTTGTAATCAAGGAGGAGAAAACAGGTGTGGCGTCAAGGTATATGCAAGGCGTTTCAAACGCAAGGGCGAGTGGATCAGACTCGAGTAGTGGTGGTAGCAACAATGAGAGCGAGGCTGGATCAGTGAGGGCGAGTAAGAGAGTTGGTGGTTTGGCTAAAGGCAAGCAAAGGGAGCACAAAGATCAG CTACATCAAGCTGCTCCTCCACAATCTCGGCCTGCGACAGCTCCAACGAAGGCAGAGACAAAGAACCTCTCTTTGAGCTCAACTGTGAATAGCGTAAACAGGAAGAGTAGTTTTTCTGAGGATGCATCATGGAGATCTCTGCCTGCTAATCTAACAAAAATGGGTAAA GGAATGCTGAGGAGGAGAAATATTGCTGCTCTGCTTGCTGCAGAAGCACAAAGAGAGGCATTGGCTGCTTCACATCTTCTCAAGTGTATCAG tatGTTTGCTGACCTCAGCTCAAGTGCTTCACCAAAGAATCCACATACCTCTCTCAGAAGCTTCTTCAACCTCCAGAGTCTCCTTGACCAAGCACAGGTCACAGCTGCACCGTGTAAAGAAAAATCATCCCAGCTTTTGAATATTCATCCAATATGTACTGAGCCTGAGAAGCCGAGCAAAAGAGCGAGTCTAGCATCAAGCAGAGCCACAACAAAGTCTTCAAAAACTCTAACAGAAGCCGAAAAGCTAGAGTGGGTTACAGGAAACGGTACAGAAGAGATAAAAGCAATGAGAGACGCTATGACACAAGAAACAAGAAGCTGGTTTATGAGATTCTTGGAAGAAGCGATAGATACTGGATTTCATGCTAGTGTCCAGGTTAAGAAAGGTAAAACCAAAGGATCacgagcagaggaaccagataaTCACATTGCCGAGACTTTATCCCAACTTAAGCAAGCAAACGAATGGCTGGACAAAGTAAAAAGTGATCACCACTCTGGTGATGATTCTTTGTTAGAGAACATAGAACgtttgaagaagaaaatctatTCTTGCTTGCTACTTTATGTTGATTCAGCTGCATCAGCTATCGCAGTATCAACAAGCTCGTGA
- the LOC111215714 gene encoding COP1-interacting protein 7-like: protein MRPSIPLDYALFQLSPKRSRCELFVSTAGSTEKIVSGLVKPFVAHLKVAEEQVAREAQSIRLQVESSKNAGTWFTKATLERFVRFVSTPEVLELVSALDEEMSQLEAARKIYGEGTGDHRPGAKDGTETTPAADVTKKELLRAIDLRLAAVRQDLETACNRASAAGFNPVTVPELTQFADRFGASRLNDACTKFIAVCQRRPELMSSWRFNREQEAIRSSWESDMSIDDPSEDPSKNLGTGMEEKSVKATRYSQQEAKVMPESSHGEKDEEEEKTPVQNEPLASQTRQLTRRLSVQERINLFENKQKENSGGKPAVVVKPTDLKRLSSDLSSSAGVEKAVVRRWSGASDMSIDLGNDRKDGAGDSPSLSSVSKDGSGISSKQSVGCNKREQNGLSHVENPHRNEDECSSTNLRKDKEVDLKVPLSTERQVGHIDDESNNKIGGFESDKQDQIQTRDPRSHSLSTLQQLSGNESSLTSVRSNGGTAESPRREPSATRQSPPVEDRQRKTQVCGGTEQMRRPHGRRAETGSADVNKKPPSAINISVSDISESDTLNQMSSAELVQRARASKGSQELNDELKVKANELEKLFAEHMLRVPGDQSSSVRRGKPVKPSEQAVTSQLRRPVAEDLITSSNDEDKFKTPPTVKAVANSDYGDTTRQKFPEISFSDSSRGKFYEEYMQKRDAKLKEDWSSRRSEKEAKLKMMQDILDRSNAEMKTKFSQSTARRDSDARRAEKLVYFNSRLSARKDQHPISSFQSEEEEDVSRSTQNKKLQQTKNSSRTITTSASRSAAKVSTPSSARRRGQDKLLAQSVPNFAEFKKEGMKQPASVVGRNGVRSQARSSARPKAVITEEEKLRRPTNFRKVAAEAAAPEDDGVSVPLSLEQEHSGRKASEGSDASDEMEKEEVEDVLGDDTEAEAFTDAENEKSRLSQDFEDGESIASQLDPGSNAELPAVIASRHHHQTIGSFLDARVKQHQYQNEASELDASVDSPVDSPTFWSLSHTENDTTQMRKKWGAAENKQDVTKGLKRLLNFGRKNRAAENLADWISATTSEGDDDTEDGRDLAYRSSEDLRKSRFLQTQPSDDSFNESELFNEQARTTSAPLSFKLKEDQMSGASVKAPRSFFSLSNFRSKGK from the exons ATGAGACCATCAATACCTCTTGACTATGCTCTCTTCCAACTCTCTCCAAAGCGCTCAAG ATGTGAATTGTTTGTCTCTACTGCGGGGAGTACTGAGAAGATTGTTTCTGGACTGGTGAAACCTTTTGTTGCTCATTTGAAAGTCGCTGAAGAGCAGGTGGCCAGGGAAGCTCAGTCTATAAGGTTACAAGTTGAGAGCAGTAAAAATGCTGGAACTTGGTTTACTAAAGCGACGCTCGAGAG GTTTGTACGCTTTGTTAGTACCCCAGAGGTTCTTGAATTGGTTAGCGCTTTGGATGAGGAAATGTCTCAGTTAGAGGCTGCCCGGAAAATATACGGCGAG GGGACTGGTGATCACCGACCTGGTGCAAAAG ATGGCACAGAAACTACACCAGCGGCTGATGTGACAAA GAAGGAGCTACTGAGAGCTATTGATTTACGGCTTGCAGCAGTTAGACAGGACTTGGAAACGGCTTGTAATCGTGCTTCTGCTGCTGGTTTCAACCCAGTCACTGTCCCCGAACTTACTCAATTTGCTGATCGATTTGGAGCCAGTCGCTTGAA TGACGCATGCACCAAGTTTATAGCAGTTTGCCAGAGAAGACCAGAGCTTATGAGCTCTTGGAGGTTCAATCGGGAACAAGAAGCTATACGTTCGTCATGGGAATCTGATATGTCAATTGATGATCCCAGTGAAGACCCATCCAAAAACCTGGGAACTGGTATGGAAGAGAAAAGTGTAAAAGCAACCAGATACTCCCAACAAGAAGCAAAGGTGATGCCAGAAAGTAGTCATGGTGAaaaggatgaagaagaggaaaaaactCCTGTGCAAAATGAGCCATTAGCAAGTCAAACTAGGCAACTAACGAGACGGCTCAGTGTGCAGGAGAGGATCAACCTATTTGAAAACAAGCAGAAAGAAAACTCTGGAGGGAAACCAGCTGTGGTGGTGAAACCCACTGATCTGAAAAGGCTCTCTTCTGATTTATCATCTTCTGCAGGCGTGGAAAAAGCTGTGGTACGGAGATGGAGTGGTGCTAGTGACATGAGCATTGATTTGGGAAATGATAGGAAGGATGGGGCTGGTGATAGTCCCTCGTTGTCATCAGTGTCCAAAGATGGAAGTGgtatatcttcaaaacaatctGTTGGATGCAATAAGAGAGAACAGAACGGATTGAGTCATGTTGAGAATCCTCATAGGAATGAAGATGAATGTAGTTCAACCAATTTAAGGAAAGACAAAGAGGTAGACTTGAAGGTGCCATTGAGCACGGAAAGGCAAGTGGGACACATAGATGATGAGTCCAATAACAAAATTGGCGGTTTTGAATCAGATAAGCAGGATCAAATACAGACTAGGGATCCTCGGAGTCATTCATTGTCTACACTACAGCAGTTAAGTGGTAATGAATCTAGTCTCACTAGTGTTCGGAGCAATGGAGGAACTGCGGAGTCTCCAAGGAGAGAACCTTCAGCAACTAGGCAATCACCACCAGTAGAGGATCGCCAGAGAAAGACACAAGTCTGTGGAG GTACTGAACAGATGAGAAGACCACATGGTAGAAGGGCTGAAACTGGTTCTGCCGATGTAAATAAAAAGCCACCTTCAGCCATTAATATTAGTGTGTCAGACATCTCAGAGAGTGATACTTTGAACCAAATGTCCAGTGCAGAGCTAGTTCAAAGGGCTAGAGCCTCTAAGGGAAGTCAAGAGCTGAATGATGAATTGAAAGTGAAAGCAAACGAGCTTGAAAAGCTATTTGCTGAACACATGCTCCGTGTCCCCGGGGATCAATCCAGTTCTGTCCGTAGAGGCAAGCCTGTAAAGCCTAGTGAACAAGCTGTGACGTCACAGCTCAGAAGACCTGTAGCAGAGGATCTAATCACAAGTTCAAATGATGAAGACAAGTTCAAAACTCCACCAACTGTGAAGGCGGTTGCTAACAGTGACTATGGAGATACCACAAGGCAAAAATTTCCAGAAATCAGCTTTTCAGATAGCTCTAGAGGAAAGTTCTATGAGGAGTATATGCAGAAGAGAGACGCGAAGCTGAAGGAAGACTGGAGTTCAAGAAGGAGCGAGAAGGAAGCCAAGTTGAAGATGATGCAAGATATACTTGATCGCAGTAACGCTGAGATGAAAACTAAATTTTCTCAGTCTACTGCAAGACGTGACTCAGATGCTCGACGTGCAGAGAAGCTTGTGTACTTCAATTCTAGGCTGAGTGCTAGAAAGGATCAG CATCCAATTAGCTCATTCCAgagtgaagaagaggaagatgttTCCAGGAGCACACAGAATAAGAAGCTACAACAAACCAAAAACAGTTCTCGAACCATTACTACATCAGCTTCACGCTCTGCAGCCAAAGTTTCTACACCCAGTTCTGCTAGGCGGAGAGGACAAGACAAGCTTCTTGCACAGTCAGTCCCTAACTTCGCCGAGTTCAAGAAGGAAGGCATGAAGCAACCAGCCTCGGTAGTTGGGAGAAATGGCGTCCGCTCACAGGCGAGAAGCTCTGCGAGACCGAAGGCTGTAATAACTGAAGAAGAGAAGCTGAGAAGGCCGACAAATTTCAGAAAAGTTGCTGCTGAAGCTGCTGCTCCAGAGGATGATGGTGTTTCTGTACCTTTGAGTCTTGAGCAAGAGCATAGCGGGAGAAAGGCTTCAGAAGGATCCGATGCATCAGACGAAATGGAGAAAGAAGAGGTGGAAGATGTGCTTGGTGATGACACAGAAGCCGAAGCTTTTACTGACGCAGAAAACGAGAAATCAAGACTTAGTCAAGACTTTGAAGATGGTGAATCTATAGCTTCTCAGCTTGACCCTGGTTCAAACGCTGAGTTACCTGCTGTTATAGCTTCTAGGCATCATCACCAAACCATCGGTTCGTTTCTGGATGCACGAGTGAAGCAGCATCAGTATCAAAACGAGGCATCTGAGCTTGATGCTTCAGTGGACTCACCAGTGGACAGTCCTACTTTCTGGAGCCTTAGCCACACAGAGAATGATACAACTCAAATGAGAAAGAAATGGGGAGCTGCTGAGAATAAACAAGATGTGACGAAAGGGTTGAAAAGGCTTTTGAACTTTGGAAGGAAGAACCGTGCGGCTGAGAATTTGGCTGACTGGATATCTGCTACGACCTCTGAAGGGGATGATGATACTGAAGATGGACGTGATCTTGCGTATAGATCATCAGAAGACTTGAGAAAATCGAGATTCTTACAAACTCAGCCCTCTGATGATAGTTTCAACGAGAGTGAGCTATTCAATGAACAAG CCCGAACCACTAGCGCACCATTGAGCTTTAAACTGAAGGAAGATCAGATGTCTGGAGCTTCTGTAAAAG CACCAAGGTCATTCTTTTCACTCTCCAATTTTCGTAGCAAAGGGAAATGA
- the LOC106452260 gene encoding J domain-containing protein APJ1-like: MASNNIEKGNDNLYSLLGLKKECTTTELRTAYKKLALRWHPDRCSSMGNLEFVDESKKKFQGIQEAYSVLSDSNKRFLYDVGAYNTDDDSDQNGMGDFLSEMAVMMNQSKPSENNSGDSFEHLQDLFHEMLQGEAFASPSPSPSSCYDASTFTSSCSFVFDSNTQQSPFGLNPMGINDPFSFEPRPHPFSLGVEHQQDFKKGKNNGGRRSRRKKNAQSASHQTSSSNNFGVPTS; this comes from the exons ATGGCTTCGAACAATATCGAGAAAGGCAACGATAATTTGTATTCTCTTCTGGGTCTGAAGAAAGAATGTACGACCACGGAGCTCCGTACTGCTTATAAGAAGCTGGCTCTT AGATGGCATCCAGATCGTTGTTCATCAATGGGGAACTTGGAGTTTGTAGATGAATCAAAGAAGAAGTTTCAGGGCATCCAAGAGGCCTACTCTG TTCTGTCTGACTCCAACAAGAGGTTCCTCTATGACGTTGGAGCTTACAATACTGATGATGATTCTGACCAAAAC GGAATGGGAGATTTCTTGAGCGAAATGGCGGTAATGATGAATCAATCCAAGCCTAGT GAGAACAACTCAGGAGACAGTTTTGAACACTTACAAGATCTGTTTCATGAGATGCTTCAAGGAGAAGCATTCGCCTCACCATCGCCATCGCCGTCGTCTTGCTATGATGCTTCAACTTTCACTTCATCTTGTAGCTTTGTCTTTGACTCAAACACTCAGCAGTCACCGTTTGGGTTAAATCCAATGGGGATTAATGATCCTTTCTCATTCGAGCCTAGACCTCACCCCTTCTCTTTAGGG GTGGAACATCAGCAGGATTTCAAGAAGGGGAAGAACAATGGTGGGAGAAGAAGCAGACGGAAGAAGAATGCTCAATCTGCTTCTCACCAAACGTCGTCGTCCAACAACTTTGGAGTTCCCACTTCATAG
- the LOC106454067 gene encoding F-box protein DOR-like, translating to MTLQRAATRSMTSLHRNSLPIPDELAVEIFSRLPSKDIARCRCACKLWSSMLLREDFTDLFLTKSSARPQLLFACQDHNHNYIFFSSSPHPEKEENSSYVVVAANHNLARFPSSSYKLFGFTNGFCYGARPRSRKPVICNPSTGQSLTLPRLKSRKWFGVDNYLGYDPVSKEFKVLSMERSKISAKHQVLTLGIKKLSWRLVQCTTAHYSSNKWISISGVIYYAASANRSSANSMVACFDMRVEKFSFVNFGRTMHDSTTLVNYNGKLGLLMSGDAPGENISTTSKSFQLWVLQDAEWSKHVYILPPSWNDVVTKTMCFAGIIVGTNEIVLAPSLQNVPSYVIYFNVERNTITKVGIQGMEAFQGKRFNTYLNYVENVILL from the exons ATGACATTACAACGCGCTGCTACACGATCGATGACGTCACTTCATCGAAACTCATTGCCTATACCTGATGAACTCGCTGTGGAGATATTCTCGAGGCTGCCGTCGAAGGATATAGCAAGATGTCGTTGCGCATGCAAGCTCTGGTCCTCCATGCTTCTACGTGAAGATTTCACAGACTTGTTCTTGACCAAATCTTCTGCTCGCCCTCAGCTTCTCTTCGCATGCCAAGATCACAATCACAACTATATCTTCTTCTCGTCATCACCTCATCCTGAAAAAGAAGAGAACTCGTCTTATGTTGTTGTAGCCGCCAATCACAATCTTGCACGTTTCCCTAGTTCCTCCTACAAGTTATTTGGTTTTACGAATGGCTTTTGTTATGGAGCTAGGCCCAGGTCGAGAAAACCAGTGATATGTAACCCCAGCACGGGACAGTCCTTGACCTTGCCTAGATTGAAGTCGAGGAAGTGGTTTGGAGTAG ACAACTATCTTGGATATGACCCCGTTTCTAAAGAGTTCAAGGTATTGTCAATGGAACGCTCGAAGATCTCTGCAAAGCACCAAGTTCTGACATTAGGAATCAAGAAACTGTCGTGGAGGTTGGTCCAGTGTACCACAGCACATTATTCTTCAAATAAATGGATATCCATCAGCGGTGTTATTTACTATGCAGCTTCAGCCAACAGATCTTCAGCGAATTCCATGGTAGCCTGTTTTGATATGAGGGTTGAGAAGTTCAGTTTTGTGAATTTCGGTAGAACAATGCATGATTCAACAACTCTGGTTAATTACAATGGGAAACTGGGTTTGCTTATGTCTGGAGATGCTCCTGGTGAGAATATTAGTACAACGAGTAAAAGTTTTCAGCTGTGGGTTTTACAAGATGCTGAATGGTCCAAGCATGTATACATATTACCTCCTTCGTGGAATGATGTAGTTACAAAAACCATGTGCTTTGCTGGAATAATAGTTGGTACAAACGAAATCGTCTTAGCACCTTCGCTCCAAAATGTGCCTTCCTATGTCATCTACTTTAATGTGGAGAGAAATACAATAACAAAAGTTGGAATCCAAGGCATGGAAGCGTTTCAGGGTAAGAGATTCAACACCTATCTCAACTATGTTGAGAATGTGATTCTTCTTTAA
- the LOC106405941 gene encoding phosphoinositide phosphatase SAC2: MAAPERSNDQQVDMSSSFLQKFRLYETRSNFYMIGRDKNRTCWRVLKLDRTDPTELNFYQDSTAYTEAECFETLRRIHEGNRSSGGLKFVTTCYGIIGFVRFLGPYYMLIITKRRKLGEICGHTVYGVAKSKIITIPHASVLSNVAYSKDEKRYKRLLCTVDLSKDFFFSYSYHIMHSLQSNLSNGVEGHTYYESMFVWNDYLTRRIRNNAKDCMWTVALVYGFFKQVKLSVSEKNFRLTLIARRSRHYAGTRYLKRGVNEKGRVANDVETEQIVFEEAQDGNPGRISSVVQNRGSIPLFWSQETSRLNIRPDIILSAKDPSYEATRLHFENLAKRYGNPIIILNLIKTREKRPRETILRAEFANAIKVINKGLSKEDRLRPLHWDLHKHSRKKGTNVLAILDRLATYALNLTGIFYCQLTSDGFQNTMENNIGECSTHDLPKDETASDSAVENGNDSKDAKEEATTMLQKGILRTNCIDCLDRTNVAQYAYGLVAFGRQLHALKLTESTTIDLDNPLAEDLMGIYETMGDTLALQYGGSAAHNKIFCERRGQWKAATQSQELFRTLQRYYSNAYMDAEKQDAINLFLGYFQPQQDKPALWELGSDQHYNAARFLASSVPENSRSTMKRSLSESSILSEGSTAARHGLAENDEEGKGLSDSAPEISTSETAMIAASLSAPPPTLEEIGLDEILENDCFCNGDQCTCAAFDMDWVSSSANSCEDESYGRSTAVRSFETIPESTKIESEIRVIESCSGNTKRDEVNGEEEAIAGIPQGYARWVMDEEGHFW, from the exons ATGGCTGCGCCAGAGAGATCGAACGACCAACAAGTCgacatgtcttcttctttcctcCAAAAGTTCAGGCTCTACGAGACCCGCTCG aatttttaTATGATTGGAAGAGATAAAAACCGAACCTGTTGGAGGGTTCTAAAGCTAGACAGGACAGATCCAACGGAGCTCAACTTCTACCAAGACTCAACGGCTTACACAGAAGCTGAATGCTTCGAGACTCTGAGACGGATACACGAAGGGAACAGATCTTCTGGTGGTTTGAAATTTGTCACCACTTGCTACGGAATCATAG GATTCGTAAGGTTCTTGGGACCTTACTACATGCTGATAATCACTAAGAGAAGGAAGCTCGGTGAGATCTGCGGCCACACGGTTTACGGTGTAGCCAAGAGCAAGATTATTACGATCCCACATGCTTCTGTGCTATCCAATGTGGCTTATTCTAAGGACGAGAAAAG GTACAAGAGGCTTCTCTGCACTGTTGATCTCTCAAAGGACTTCTTCTTCAGCTATTCATATCACATCATGCATTCACTCCAGAGCAATCTGTCAAACGGTGTGGAAGGACACACTTACTATGAATCGATGTTTGTCTGGAATGATTACTTAACTCGACGGATTCGAAACAATGCTAAGGACTGTATGTGGACAGTTGCCCTTGTATATGGTTTCTTCAAACAG GTTAAGCTATCAGTTTCTGAGAAGAACTTTAGATTGACTCTAATTGCGCGCCGGTCTAGGCATTATGCTGGCACAAG ATATCTGAAACGTGGGGTGAACGAGAAAGGCAGGGTAGCTAATGATGTGGAGACAGAGCAGATTGTTTTCGAGGAAGCTCAAGATGGCAATCCTGGCCGAATAAGTTCTGTGGTTCAGAACCGGGGCTCGATTCCTTTGTTCTGGTCTCAGGAGACCTCACGCTTGAATATCAGACCTGATATTATAT TGTCAGCGAAAGACCCTAGCTACGAGGCAACGAGACTGCACTTTGAAAATCTCGCAAAGAGATATGGGAATCCAATCATCATACTGAACTTGATAAAG ACACGTGAAAAGAGGCCTCGAGAGACTATTCTGCGTGCAGAGTTTGCAAATGCTATTAAAGTTATAAACAAAGGGTTAAGCAAGGAGGATCGTCTAAGGCCTCTTCACTGGGATCTTCATAAGCACTCCAGAAA AAAGGGCACAAACGTGTTGGCGATTCTGGACAGGTTGGCTACTTACGCACTGAACTTGACTGGCATCTTCTACTGTCAGCTAACTTCAGATGGGTTTCAGAACACCATGGA gAACAACATTGGTGAATGTTCTACTCATGATCTTCCCAAAGACGAGACTGCATCAGACTCAGCGGTGGAGAACGGTAACGACAGTAAAGATGCAAAGGAAGAAGCAACCACCATGCTTCAGAAAGGAATCCTGAGGACTAACTGCATAGACTGTTTAGACCGCACCAACGTTGCTCAGTATGCCTATGGTTTGGTAGCGTTCGGGCGTCAACTCCATGCTTTAAAATTGACAGAGTCCACAACCATTGATCTAGATAATCCCCTCGCTGAAGATTTGATGGGAATCTATGAGACAATGGGAGATACGCTTGCGCTTCAGTATGGAGGATCTGCAGCACACAACAAG ATATTTTGTGAAAGGCGTGGTCAGTGGAAAGCGGCGACGCAGTCACAGGAGCTATTCAGAACTTTGCAGCGTTACTACAGTAACGCTTACATGGATGCTGAAAAGCAAGATGCTATTAACTT GTTCTTGGGATACTTTCAGCCACAGCAAGATAAGCCAGCGCTGTGGGAACTGGGTTCTGATCAGCATTACAATGCCGCGAGGTTTCTTGCCAGTTCTGTACCTGAGAATTCAAG GTCTACGATGAAACGATCTCTGTCAGAAAGTAGCATCCTAAGCGAGGGAAGTACAGCTGCTAGACATGGTTTAGCTGAAAATGATGAAGAAGGTAAAGGTCTTTCAGATTCAGCACCTGAGATCTCAACGTCTGAAACTGCCATGATTGCTGCTAGTTTGAG TGCACCACCACCGACGTTGGAGGAAATAGGATTAGATGAGATACTTGAAAACGATTGCTTCTGCAATGGTGACCAATGTACATGTGCAGCTTTTGATATGGATTGGGTTTCTTCTTCAGCAAACTCTTGTGAAGATGAGAGCTACGGAag GTCCACTGCGGTTAGATCCTTTGAAACCATCCCTGAAAGTACAAAGATAGAGTCAGAAATTCGTGTGATTGAATCTTGTTCTGGCAACACAAAG AGAGATGAAGTTAATGGGGAGGAAGAAGCCATTGCTGGGATTCCTCAAGGCTATGCGAGGTGGGTGATGGATGAAGAGGGACATTTCTGGTGA